AGCCTGGACCGGGGCGCCCTGAGCCGCGAGCTGTCGGTGGCCGCCTCCGTCGAGGGCCACGTGCTGCACCTGGCCCGCATGGCCGCGGAGTCGGGGCTCGACGGCTGCGTGGCCTCGCCCAACGAGATCGCGGCTCTGCGCACCGACCGCGGGGCCAACTGGGTGATCGTGACGCCCGGGGTGAGGCCGGCGGGCAGCGACTCCGGCGATCAATCGCGCATCGCGACGCCGCGCGCGGCGGTCCAGTCGGGAGCCCGCTACCTGGTGGTCGGCCGGCCCATCACCGCGGCGTCCGATCCGGCGCGCGCCGCCGAGGCGGTGCTCGCGGAGATGGGCTCGTGATCGCGGCCGCCCACGCCACCCTCATCCGCAGCCTCTACGACATCGGAGCGATTCGCTTCGGCGAGTTCACGCTGAAGTCCGGTATCGTCTCGCCGTTCTACATCGACCTGCGCGTGGTCATCTCCTTCCCGGAAGTGCTCGAACAGGTCGGCGCGCTCATGGCCATGGAGGTGCGCCGCTGCGGCGGGGAGCGCGTGGGTGGCATCCCCTACGCGGGCCTGCCGCTGGCGGTGGCGGCCAGCCTGGCCGGCCGGGTGCCGCTGGTCTATCCGCGGCGCGAGGAGAAGGGCTACGGCACCCGCAAGCGGATCGAGGGACAGTTCAAGCCGGGCGAGCGAGTGGTGCTCATCGACGACATCATCACCGACGGGGCGAGCAAGCTCGAGGCGATCCAGCCGATGGAGGAGGCCGGGCTGGTCGTGAAGGACCTGGTCATCCTCATCGACCGCGAGCAGGGCGGCCGCGAGCTGCTGGCCGCGCGCGGCTACGCGCTCCACTCGGTGCTCACCATCTCGCAGTGCTTCGACGAGGGAGAAGCCACCGGGCTGGCGCCAGCCCATCTGGTGCGTCAGTCCCGGGAGTTCCTCAAGGCCACCCGGTTCGCGTGATGCCCACGCCGCACGGCGGCCCGGGCGAAGTCCTGATCGAGCGGGAGGCGCTCCAGGCCGAGGTGGCCCGGCTCGCCGCGAAGATCTCCGCCGACTACGAGGACAAGCCCCTGCACCTCATCGGCGTGCTCAAGGGCTCGGCGGTCTTTCTCTCCGATCTCATGCGGGCCCTCACGATACCGGTGACGGTGGACTTCATCTCGGTCGTGCCCTACGGCCCCGGCCCGGTCTCGGCGTCGGGCGTGGTGCGCATCCGCAAGGACCTGGACGAGCCGATCGAGGGGCGCGACATCGTGGTGGTGGAGGGGATCTGCGCGAGCGGGCGGACGCTCGCCTACCTGCTGCGGAACTTCCGTACCCGGAACCCCGCGTCGATCCGGGTGTGCACGCTGCTGGCCAAGCAGTGCGGGCGCGCGCAGGACCTGACCCTCGACTACGTGGGGCTCGAGATCCCGGACGTGTTCGTGGTGGGCTACGGGCTCGATCGCGAGGAGCGGTACCGGAACCTGCCCTACGTGGCCCGCCTCGCGTAGTATGCTGACTTCGTGAGGCCTTCA
Above is a genomic segment from Candidatus Methylomirabilota bacterium containing:
- a CDS encoding orotidine 5'-phosphate decarboxylase / HUMPS family protein, with the translated sequence SLDRGALSRELSVAASVEGHVLHLARMAAESGLDGCVASPNEIAALRTDRGANWVIVTPGVRPAGSDSGDQSRIATPRAAVQSGARYLVVGRPITAASDPARAAEAVLAEMGS
- the pyrE gene encoding orotate phosphoribosyltransferase, with protein sequence MIAAAHATLIRSLYDIGAIRFGEFTLKSGIVSPFYIDLRVVISFPEVLEQVGALMAMEVRRCGGERVGGIPYAGLPLAVAASLAGRVPLVYPRREEKGYGTRKRIEGQFKPGERVVLIDDIITDGASKLEAIQPMEEAGLVVKDLVILIDREQGGRELLAARGYALHSVLTISQCFDEGEATGLAPAHLVRQSREFLKATRFA
- the hpt gene encoding hypoxanthine phosphoribosyltransferase; protein product: MPTPHGGPGEVLIEREALQAEVARLAAKISADYEDKPLHLIGVLKGSAVFLSDLMRALTIPVTVDFISVVPYGPGPVSASGVVRIRKDLDEPIEGRDIVVVEGICASGRTLAYLLRNFRTRNPASIRVCTLLAKQCGRAQDLTLDYVGLEIPDVFVVGYGLDREERYRNLPYVARLA